One window of Ziziphus jujuba cultivar Dongzao chromosome 5, ASM3175591v1 genomic DNA carries:
- the LOC107420569 gene encoding cytochrome b5: MVLTFFDGAGVGFGFGVGCGFGVGWGFGGTPLSILGLGVGGGCGVGLGLGWGFGTAFGSQYRSSRVTFQGVEFGRKEHDDGGKMRGLQKNTQEVAQHKSKKDCWFVINGRVLDVTKFLEEHPGGEEVLLESAGKDATKDFEDIGHSKAAKHLLLKYQVGVLQGYKIQDVDDKDDASFKETKNKEMSAFVIKDDASPKFAAFLEFFVPLLVAGSYFGYRCLTNVY, from the exons AGCGGGTGTCGGATTTG GTTTCGGTGTTGGCTGCGGCTTTGGCGTCGGTTGGGGCTTCGGAG GTACACCTTTGAGCATCTTGGGTCTTGGTGTTG ggggAGGCTGTGGGGTTGGACTCGGCCTTGGGTGGGGCTTCGGCACTGCATTTGGGAGTCAGTATCGCTCATCTAGGGTCACATTCCAAGGTGTAGAGTTTGGCAGGAAAGAGCATGATGATGGTGGAAAGATGAGGGGTCTGCAAAAGAATACACAGGAA GTGGCTCAACACAAATCCAAGAAGGATTGCTGGTTTGTCATCAACGGAAGA GTATTGGATGTGACCAAATTCTTGGAGGAACACCCAGGAGGAGAAGAGGTTTTGTTGGAGTCAGCAGGGAAAGACGCCACAAAAGACTTCGAGGATATTGGCCACAGTAAAGCTGCAAAACACTTGCTTCTCAAGTACCAAGTCGGAGTTCTCCAAGGTTACAAGATCCAGGATGTTGATGACAAGGATGATGCTTCTTTCAAGgaaaccaaaaacaaagaaatgagCGCTTTTGTTATCAAAGATGATGCCTCCCCAAAGTTCGCTGCTTTTCTCGAGTTCTTTGTCCCTCTCCTCGTGGCCGGCTCCTACTTCGGTTACAGATGCCTAACCAatgtttattag
- the LOC107420568 gene encoding uncharacterized protein LOC107420568 isoform X2 produces the protein MPRKTLPVCGMLMNFVGISELPLALPNGSGDMLLNFLWAMQLEEFERAVNSSYVRNSIDDAKDRHREFISAIEDQISKIENSLQESSLSEGKASHPWVRLDEGESNELALFLSGPSTSEDKNPSKTHARDNENLQVSEKEAAPDCSKTSNHSAEWGSQETREEKSRGHRRTASASADIGAWKISVFDDGFLPGSSNRQPNQPVRKIPSFSGFLNSMETVSKLKWPKNACRKCKAMDCSQEADSALLRTANRGINSCYEKSKSCLDSCDDCYDKQLYGWYGAIQRQLQRSQYQMQYSRPLQMTFWIVLLLCLIALITLRAV, from the exons ATGCCACGAAAGACGCTTCCAGTATGTGGAATGCTGATGAACTTCGTAGGGATCTCCGAACTGCCCTTGGCACTACCAAATGGCAG TGGTGATATGTTACTAAATTTTCTGTGGGCAATGCAGTTAGAGGAGTTTGAACGGGCTGTCAACTCGAGTTATGTTAGAAATTCAATTGATGACGCAAAAGACAGGCATCGTGAATTTATTTCCGCTATTGAGGACCAGATTTCGAAAATTGAAAACTCATTACAGGAATCTTCTCTTTCAGAGGGAAAGGCTTCACATCCTTGGGTTCGTTTGGATGAAGGTGAATCCAATGAACTTGCACTGTTTCTTTCCGGACCTTCTACATCCGAAGACAAAAATCCTTCTAAAACCCATGCCAGAGACAATGAAAACCTACAAGTATCAGAGAAAGAAGCGGCGCCCGATTGTTCAAAGACCTCAAATCATTCTGCTGAGTGGGGTTCCCAAGAGACTAGGGAGGAGAAGTCGCGTGGCCATAGGAGGACAGCTAGTGCTAGTGCAGACATAGGTGCCTGGAAGATATCAGTTTTCGATGATGGTTTTCTACCTGGCTCTTCTAATCGGCAGCCCAACCAGCCTGTTCGGAAGATACCTAGTTTTTCAGGCTTCCTTAATTCCATGGAAACTGTGTCCAAGTTAAAATGGCCCAAGAACGCTTGCAGGAAATGTAAGGCAATGGATTGTAGTCAAGAAGCTGACAGTGCATTACTACGAACTGCTAATAGG GGCATAAATTCATGCTACGAAAAAAGTAAGAGTTGCTTGGATAGTTGTGATGACTGTTATGATAAACAACTGTATGGCTGGTATGGTGCTATTCAGAGACAGCTTCAAAGGTCTCAGTATCAAATGCAATACAGTCGGCCTTTACAAATGACATTTTGGATAGTTCTCCTCCTATGCTTAATTG CTTTAATCACATTGCGTGCAGTCTGA
- the LOC107420568 gene encoding uncharacterized protein LOC107420568 isoform X1, with translation MASSFDRWEKDPFFSAAEEVQESADRMESTYRTWIHATKDASSMWNADELRRDLRTALGTTKWQLEEFERAVNSSYVRNSIDDAKDRHREFISAIEDQISKIENSLQESSLSEGKASHPWVRLDEGESNELALFLSGPSTSEDKNPSKTHARDNENLQVSEKEAAPDCSKTSNHSAEWGSQETREEKSRGHRRTASASADIGAWKISVFDDGFLPGSSNRQPNQPVRKIPSFSGFLNSMETVSKLKWPKNACRKCKAMDCSQEADSALLRTANRGINSCYEKSKSCLDSCDDCYDKQLYGWYGAIQRQLQRSQYQMQYSRPLQMTFWIVLLLCLIALITLRAV, from the exons ATGGCGTCGAGTTTTGATCGCTGGGAGAAGGATCCATTCTTCTCTGCGGCTGAGGAAGTTCAAGAATCCGCTGACAG GATGGAATCTACGTATAGGACATGGATTCATGCCACGAAAGACGCTTCCAGTATGTGGAATGCTGATGAACTTCGTAGGGATCTCCGAACTGCCCTTGGCACTACCAAATGGCAG TTAGAGGAGTTTGAACGGGCTGTCAACTCGAGTTATGTTAGAAATTCAATTGATGACGCAAAAGACAGGCATCGTGAATTTATTTCCGCTATTGAGGACCAGATTTCGAAAATTGAAAACTCATTACAGGAATCTTCTCTTTCAGAGGGAAAGGCTTCACATCCTTGGGTTCGTTTGGATGAAGGTGAATCCAATGAACTTGCACTGTTTCTTTCCGGACCTTCTACATCCGAAGACAAAAATCCTTCTAAAACCCATGCCAGAGACAATGAAAACCTACAAGTATCAGAGAAAGAAGCGGCGCCCGATTGTTCAAAGACCTCAAATCATTCTGCTGAGTGGGGTTCCCAAGAGACTAGGGAGGAGAAGTCGCGTGGCCATAGGAGGACAGCTAGTGCTAGTGCAGACATAGGTGCCTGGAAGATATCAGTTTTCGATGATGGTTTTCTACCTGGCTCTTCTAATCGGCAGCCCAACCAGCCTGTTCGGAAGATACCTAGTTTTTCAGGCTTCCTTAATTCCATGGAAACTGTGTCCAAGTTAAAATGGCCCAAGAACGCTTGCAGGAAATGTAAGGCAATGGATTGTAGTCAAGAAGCTGACAGTGCATTACTACGAACTGCTAATAGG GGCATAAATTCATGCTACGAAAAAAGTAAGAGTTGCTTGGATAGTTGTGATGACTGTTATGATAAACAACTGTATGGCTGGTATGGTGCTATTCAGAGACAGCTTCAAAGGTCTCAGTATCAAATGCAATACAGTCGGCCTTTACAAATGACATTTTGGATAGTTCTCCTCCTATGCTTAATTG CTTTAATCACATTGCGTGCAGTCTGA
- the LOC107420568 gene encoding uncharacterized protein LOC107420568 isoform X3 has translation MESTYRTWIHATKDASSMWNADELRRDLRTALGTTKWQLEEFERAVNSSYVRNSIDDAKDRHREFISAIEDQISKIENSLQESSLSEGKASHPWVRLDEGESNELALFLSGPSTSEDKNPSKTHARDNENLQVSEKEAAPDCSKTSNHSAEWGSQETREEKSRGHRRTASASADIGAWKISVFDDGFLPGSSNRQPNQPVRKIPSFSGFLNSMETVSKLKWPKNACRKCKAMDCSQEADSALLRTANRGINSCYEKSKSCLDSCDDCYDKQLYGWYGAIQRQLQRSQYQMQYSRPLQMTFWIVLLLCLIALITLRAV, from the exons ATGGAATCTACGTATAGGACATGGATTCATGCCACGAAAGACGCTTCCAGTATGTGGAATGCTGATGAACTTCGTAGGGATCTCCGAACTGCCCTTGGCACTACCAAATGGCAG TTAGAGGAGTTTGAACGGGCTGTCAACTCGAGTTATGTTAGAAATTCAATTGATGACGCAAAAGACAGGCATCGTGAATTTATTTCCGCTATTGAGGACCAGATTTCGAAAATTGAAAACTCATTACAGGAATCTTCTCTTTCAGAGGGAAAGGCTTCACATCCTTGGGTTCGTTTGGATGAAGGTGAATCCAATGAACTTGCACTGTTTCTTTCCGGACCTTCTACATCCGAAGACAAAAATCCTTCTAAAACCCATGCCAGAGACAATGAAAACCTACAAGTATCAGAGAAAGAAGCGGCGCCCGATTGTTCAAAGACCTCAAATCATTCTGCTGAGTGGGGTTCCCAAGAGACTAGGGAGGAGAAGTCGCGTGGCCATAGGAGGACAGCTAGTGCTAGTGCAGACATAGGTGCCTGGAAGATATCAGTTTTCGATGATGGTTTTCTACCTGGCTCTTCTAATCGGCAGCCCAACCAGCCTGTTCGGAAGATACCTAGTTTTTCAGGCTTCCTTAATTCCATGGAAACTGTGTCCAAGTTAAAATGGCCCAAGAACGCTTGCAGGAAATGTAAGGCAATGGATTGTAGTCAAGAAGCTGACAGTGCATTACTACGAACTGCTAATAGG GGCATAAATTCATGCTACGAAAAAAGTAAGAGTTGCTTGGATAGTTGTGATGACTGTTATGATAAACAACTGTATGGCTGGTATGGTGCTATTCAGAGACAGCTTCAAAGGTCTCAGTATCAAATGCAATACAGTCGGCCTTTACAAATGACATTTTGGATAGTTCTCCTCCTATGCTTAATTG CTTTAATCACATTGCGTGCAGTCTGA
- the LOC107433653 gene encoding protein arginine N-methyltransferase 2: protein MEEDHQLCEAAKSGDINKVKTLIHSGADVSYFDAEGLTPLMHASKHGHALVVKTLLEAGAPWNALSPSNLSAGDFAMDAGYQEAFDILLNAGIQTELVLGNIARKENKIGDCNGDYLDDRVSFSEDKLMDSNSKAIMMAWEKPLMEAHAKAVCSGGGHILNIGFGMGLVDTAIQQYAPVTHTIVEAHPEVYERMLSTGWGEKDNVKIIFGRWQDILPQLGSYDGIFFDTYGEYYEDLREFHQHLPLLLKPAGIYSFFNGLCGGNAFFHVVYCNLVSLELENIGYSTQLIPLPVKDCLGEEVWEGVKHKYWQLDTYYLPVCQSIQHSE from the exons ATGGAGGAAGACCACCAACTGTGCGAGGCGGCGAAGAGCGGTGACATCAACAAGGTCAAGACTCTAATACACTCCGGAGCTGACGTTTCATACTTCGACGCCGAGGGACTCACTCCGCTCATGCACGCTTCCAAGCACGGCCATGCCCTTGTCGTCAAGACCCTGCTCGAAGCTGGAGCCCCCTGGAACGCCCTCTCTCCTTCCAACCTCTCTGCCGGAGATTTTGCTATGGACGCTGGTTACCAGGAGGCTTTCGATATCCTCCTTAATGCCG GGATTCAAACTGAGTTGGTACTTGGAAACATTGcgaggaaagaaaataaaattggagaTTGTAATGGGGATTATTTGGATGATAGGGTTAGTTTCAGTGAGGATAAGCTGATGGACTCCAACAGCAAGGCAATCATGATGGCATGGGAAAAACCATTGATGGAGGCTCATGCTAAAGCTGTTTGCTCAGGTGGTGGTCATATATTGAACATTGGATTTGGAATGGGTCTTGTGGATACGGCCATTCAGCAATATGCACCTGTTACGCACACCATTGTTGAGGCTCACCCAGAGGTTTATGAACGTATGCTTTCTACTGGTTGGGGTGAGAAAGATAATGTAAAGATAATATTTGGCCGTTGGCAAGATATTCTACCGCAGCTTGGTTCTTATGACG GAATTTTCTTTGACACATATGGAGAGTATTATGAAGACCTGAGAGAGTTCCATCAACATCTTCCTTTACTGTTGAAGCCTGCGGGAATCTACTCATTCTTCAATGGACTTTGTGGTGGTAATGCATTTTTCCATGTTGTGTACTGTAACTTAGTTTCTCTGGAACTTGAGAATATAGGATACTCAACACAGTTAATTCCCTTGCCCGTTAAGGACTGTTTGGGTGAAGAGGTCTGGGAAGGTGTGAAACACAAATATTGGCAGCTAGATACATATTATCTCCCTGTCTGTCAGTCTATACAGCATTCAGAGTGA
- the LOC107433726 gene encoding subtilisin-like protease SBT1.7, which produces MRMEGDKMKILISVIVFLTTFCFHVIAKESQKQPKNTYIIHMDKSSMPASFEDHFQWYDSSLQSVSDSADMIYTYHNVIHGFSTRLTTEEAQLLEKQPGVLSVLPEIRYELHTTRTPAFLGLGKSDALFPASDKLSEVIVGVFDTGAWPESRSYDDTGLGPVPKGWKGQCEVGNNFNLSNCNRKLIGARYFSKGYEAAFGDIDIKEESKSPRDDDGHGTHTSTTAAGSAIVDATLFGYANGTARGMASKARIATYKVCWLGGCFGTDIVAGIEKAVEDGVDVMSMSIGGGSPDYYRDPVAIGTFGAMAHGILISCSAGNGGPSPGSLSNVAPWITTVGAGTLDRDFPAYIGLGNGNKYKGVSLYSGYPLSGGLFPLVYAGSVSNSTGTGNLCLPDSLIPGKVAGKVVICDRGSNPRVQKGQVVKDAGGVGMILTNTDSYGEELVADAHLLPTAAVGQKIGDAIKSYLKSDTNPTATISAGSTQLGIKPSPVIAAFSSRGPNPLTPEILKPDLVAPGVNIIAGWTGKVGPTGLDSDKRHVSFNIISGTSMSCPHVSGLAALLKAEHPEWSPAAIRSALMTTAYATYENGVIIQDVATGRPATPFDYGAGHVNPVAALDPGLVYDAGVQDYFSFLCALNYTAAQIKATTNLKFHCNSRKRYSLTDFNYPSFAVPLQTASGKRGGAGVSSTVKYSRTLTNVGAPSTYKVSVSSTLSSVKISVEPELLSFSQAYEKKTYTVTFTAASMPSGTTSFARLEWSDGKHIVGSPIAFSWT; this is translated from the coding sequence ATGCGGATGGAGGGTGACAAGATGAAGATACTCATTTCCGTTATTGTGTTTCTGACCACCTTTTGTTTCCATGTAATAGCAAAAGAGAGCCAAAAGCAACCGAAGAACACTTACATAATTCACATGGACAAGTCCAGCATGCCAGCAAGTTTCGAAGACCATTTCCAGTGGTATGATTCATCTTTGCAGTCTGTATCAGACTCAGCGGACATGATTTACACCTACCACAATGTAATTCACGGTTTCTCCACAAGACTAACAACTGAAGAAGCTCAGCTGCTCGAAAAGCAACCAGGTGTTCTCTCTGTTTTACCTGAAATCAGATACGAGCTACACACAACTCGGACACCGGCTTTCCTTGGATTGGGAAAGAGTGACGCTCTATTTCCGGCATCTGATAAATTAAGTGAGGTGATTGTTGGAGTGTTCGACACTGGTGCATGGCCTGAGAGTAGAAGCTATGATGACACAGGCCTTGGACCTGTGCCGAAGGGCTGGAAAGGCCAGTGCGAGGTGggtaataatttcaatttatccAACTGTAACAGGAAACTAATTGGTGCCAGGTATTTCTCAAAAGGATATGAAGCAGCATTTGGAGATATTGACATTAAAGAAGAATCAAAATCACCAAGAGATGATGATGGCCATGGAACTCACACCTCAACCACCGCAGCAGGATCAGCTATTGTAGATGCTACCCTCTTTGGTTATGCCAATGGGACAGCACGAGGGATGGCTTCCAAAGCCCGAATAGCCACATATAAAGTGTGCTGGCTCGGCGGATGTTTTGGCACTGATATTGTCGCAGGAATAGAAAAGGCTGTTGAAGATGGTGTTGATGTTATGTCCATGTCTATTGGAGGAGGGTCACCTGATTACTACAGAGACCCTGTTGCCATTGGAACTTTTGGAGCTATGGCACATGGAATCCTCATATCATGTTCGGCTGGAAATGGTGGACCGAGCCCAGGGAGCTTGTCCAATGTTGCGCCTTGGATTACCACCGTGGGTGCAGGAACGTTAGACCGTGATTTCCCAGCTTATATTGGTCTAGGAAATGGGAATAAATACAAAGGAGTTTCGCTCTATAGCGGATATCCTTTGTCTGGTGGGTTGTTTCCACTTGTTTATGCTGGTAGTGTGAGTAATTCCACAGGTACTGGTAATTTATGCTTGCCTGACAGTTTGATTCCAGGAAAGGTCGCAGGGAAAGTTGTGATATGTGATCGAGGATCAAATCCAAGAGTTCAAAAGGGTCAGGTGGTAAAAGATGCTGGTGGTGTTGGGATGATTTTGACCAACACAGATTCTTATGGGGAGGAACTAGTGGCTGATGCACATCTCTTGCCCACAGCAGCTGTCGGCCAGAAAATTGGCGATGCAATAAAGAGTTATCTCAAGTCTGATACTAATCCAACGGCCACAATCTCAGCTGGAAGCACACAGTTGGGAATCAAACCATCACCAGTCATAGCAGCTTTCAGTTCCAGAGGGCCAAATCCACTCACCCCAGAAATACTCAAACCAGACCTTGTAGCACCAGGAGTGAATATCATAGCTGGGTGGACAGGTAAAGTAGGGCCAACAGGACTAGACAGTGATAAAAGGCATGTAAGCTTCAATATCATTTCAGGCACATCAATGTCTTGCCCTCACGTTAGTGGACTTGCCGCCCTACTCAAGGCTGAGCACCCAGAATGGAGCCCTGCAGCTATTAGATCCGCACTCATGACGACAGCATATGCAACATATGAAAATGGTGTAATCATACAAGATGTTGCTACTGGACGTCCGGCAACACCATTTGATTATGGAGCCGGGCATGTGAACCCAGTGGCAGCCCTTGACCCTGGACTCGTCTATGATGCCGGTGTACAGGACTATTTCAGCTTCCTCTGTGCCTTGAATTATACTGCAGCACAAATAAAGGCAACCACCAACTTGAAGTTCCACTGCAACTCAAGGAAACGATACAGCCTGACAGATTTTAACTACCCCTCTTTTGCTGTTCCTCTACAAACAGCATCAGGCAAAAGAGGCGGTGCTGGTGTATCAAGTACTGTGAAATACTCCAGAACTCTGACAAATGTTGGTGCCCCCTCAACATATAAAGTCTCAGTATCTTCAACGCTTTCATCGGTGAAGATCTCAGTGGAACCAGAATTACTGAGCTTCAGTCAAGCATATGAGAAGAAGACTTACACTGTTACATTTACTGCTGCTTCTATGCCATCAGGTACAACGAGCTTTGCTCGTTTGGAATGGTCAGATGGTAAACATATTGTTGGTAGCCCTATTGCTTTTAGCTGGACATGA
- the LOC107433713 gene encoding glycine-rich cell wall structural protein 1.0: MWGINGVYWALIVLGMEAIGNVIVIEAANKEGMPLRHEKNDLNKNEIRNRYNIEKHGYQGLTAGGYGGGSGSTGTGIGSGVGSGYGGGAAAAAGGYGGGSGGGFGGGGGYGSGGGGLGGGSGGGFGMGIGSGSGTGTGAGAGTDWGHNGGGSGFGSGSGWGSGPGYGNHGGSGGGGYNHDGSMV; the protein is encoded by the coding sequence ATGTGGGGAATTAATGGGGTTTATTGGGCGCTCATTGTCTTGGGTATGGAGGCCATTGGTAATGTAATAGTTATCGAAGCTGCCAATAAAGAAGGGATGCCATTGAGGCATGAGAAAAACGATTTAAACAAAAATGAGATTCGAAATCGGTATAACATTGAAAAACATGGATACCAAGGGCTTACAGCAGGTGGTTACGGGGGAGGATCGGGAAGCACAGGCACTGGCATTGGGTCAGGCGTTGGTTCTGGTTATGGTGGtggtgctgctgctgctgctggaGGCTATGGGGGAGGTAGCGGCGGAGGCTTTGGAGGAGGTGGTGGCTATGGTTCTGGTGGAGGAGGACTTGGCGGTGGGTCCGGTGGAGGATTTGGAATGGGAATTGGCTCTGGATCCGGGACTGGAACTGGAGCTGGAGCTGGAACTGACTGGGGACATAATGGTGGTGGAAGTGGATTTGGCTCTGGCTCGGGTTGGGGTTCTGGACCAGGCTATGGAAACCATGGTGGTTCCGGTGGAGGGGGATACAATCATGATGGCTCCATGGTTTAG
- the LOC107433712 gene encoding acyl-CoA-binding domain-containing protein 3: MELVHELFLTASLALLLSFLVAKLVAFALAGDSRHPDSELKSSSVSDEGVVEAEKTCEDSLTVRGSESESRVVEFVREAVEEEVDRFPGKPDHHHHHHQVEEISEQVQHRREELLEEGSGQQSEAVVLPEKLSDGEETASAEKVCDVDPRGVNEGHIDDSVEETLGNRGIDVIGGESAADEEEVSGVVDESKGKDEVHEVGMHNDSEDDDWEGIERSEWENDFAAAVKFVESQTGAKGDDRLVDAGSDVQMELYGLHKVATEGPCYESQPMALKLSARAKWNAWQRLGNMSPEMAMEQYITILSDNIPGWREDHLAGEDKPESSKEKITIQPGSSTCFHNQPNERELELKSSVDGGGLTSGSHLESKALG; this comes from the exons ATGGAGCTTGTCCACGAGCTCTTCTTGACGGCCTCTCTGGctcttcttctctctttccTTGTCGCCAAACTCGTAGCCTTTGCTCTGGCTGGCGATTCTAGGCACCCTGACTCTGAATTGAAATCGAGTTCTGTTTCTGATGAAGGTGTTGTTGAGGCGGAGAAAACTTGCGAAGATAGTTTGACGGTTCGGGGTTCCGAAAGCGAGAGCAGGGTAGTTGAATTTGTTAGAGAAGCTGTGGAAGAAGAGGTTGATCGGTTCCCAGGAAAAccagatcatcatcatcatcatcatcaggtTGAGGAGATTTCCGAACAAGTGCAGCATCGTCGAGAGGAATTGCTGGAGGAAGGTTCAGGACAACAATCTGAGGCTGTTGTGTTGCCGGAGAAGCTATCGGACGGCGAGGAAACTGCGTCGGCTGAGAAAGTTTGTGACGTTGATCCTCGAGGAGTCAATGAGGGTCATATCGATGACTCTGTGGAAGAAACTTTGGGGAACAGAGGAATAGACGTGATTGGGGGAGAGTCGGCGGCTGATGAAGAAGAGGTCAGTGGTGTGGTCGACGAATCGAAGGGAAAAGATGAAGTGCACGAGGTGGGGATGCATAATGACAGCGAGGATGACGATTGGGAAGGGATTGAGAGAAGTGAGTGGGAGAATGATTTCGCTGCGGCGGTGAAATTTGTGGAGTCTCAGACTGGGGCTAAGGGCGATGATCGTTTGGTGGATGCTGGGAGTGACGTGCAGATGGAATTGTATGGACTTCACAAGGTTGCCACTGAAGGGCCTTGCTACGAGTCTCAGCCTATGGCTCTCAAGCTATCTGCTCGTGCTAAGTG GAATGCTTGGCAGAGGTTGGGGAACATGAGTCCAGAGATGGCAATGGAGCAGTATATCACCATTCTTTCAGATAACATTCCAGGGTGGAGGGAAGACCATTTGGCG GGGGAAGATAAACCAGAATCCTCGAAGGAAAAAATAACTATTCAGCCTGGTTCAAGCACATGTTTCCACAATCAACCAAATGAAAG GGAACTAGAACTGAAGTCCAGTGTTGATGGAGGTGGTTTAACCAGTGGCTCACACCTGGAGAGCAAG GCTTTAGGATGA